CGCGCATCAAGGACCTGTCGCTGCGGCTGGGGGGCACGCCCCTGGAGCGCTACATCGCGCAGCTCCACTCCGAGCTGGAGGCGAAGGGCATCTCCTTCAAGCCCCAGTGCTACCTGTCCGACGAGTGGGGCTGTCCGTCGGGGGTGCCCGTCATCGGCCTGCCCTTCTACCTGGCGGATCCGGACCTGCTGTCCATCGAAGCGGAGCTGGGCGGAAGCGCGGAGACGGAGGCCGAAATCCTGATGTACCTGCGCCACGAGGCGGGCCACGCGTTCAACTACGCCTACCGCCTTTACGACACGGACGAGTGGCGCCGCGTGTTCGGCGACTACGGCCGGCCGTATCAGGATGACTACAAGCCCCGGCCCTTCTCACGCCGGTACGTCTTCCACATCTCCGGCTGGTACGCGCAGAAGCACCCGGACGAGGACTTCGCGGAGACCTTCGCGGTGTGGCTCACGCCGAACAGCGACTGGGCCAGGCGCTACCAGGGCTGGGGCGCGCTCAAGAAGCTCCAGTACGTGGAGGACATCGC
This DNA window, taken from Corallococcus coralloides DSM 2259, encodes the following:
- a CDS encoding putative zinc-binding metallopeptidase, giving the protein MMPSPQAEPRVLREKHPTEGAERGRLSPRREALLQARIKDLSLRLGGTPLERYIAQLHSELEAKGISFKPQCYLSDEWGCPSGVPVIGLPFYLADPDLLSIEAELGGSAETEAEILMYLRHEAGHAFNYAYRLYDTDEWRRVFGDYGRPYQDDYKPRPFSRRYVFHISGWYAQKHPDEDFAETFAVWLTPNSDWARRYQGWGALKKLQYVEDIAKRLGRATPPVQLAEPDFTTEEMEGTVQDHYRQRELDEKVDVELRNAFDHALEDIFWGPGEAPVSASTLVQAERQRLMSTVGHYAGVSRGVVRALVDHLAERTAALNLTLHPDDSREAAMQLASLVTVLAMNYLHTDRFFED